TCCCTTCCACTTTCTTttctataattcaaataatgAACTTGTTTGATATTGGATCCAACCTCAAACAAACCTTTATAAGAAAAAGGGAACAAAAATGAAGTGAATACCTGGAATTGGATACTGATGAACTGCTTCCTCTGGTGGAAAATTAATTGGTCTTTCTTGGATTTGTCTGGAATTTGTGGAATAAACTAAAGGAGCAGACATAGTAATTCTGGTTCTGAAATTTCTGAATGATCTTGCACTTAGTGTTTTAGCAGATAAACACTCCATTGGAACCTCCCCTGAAAGAGGATTGCAAATATATTTCTCTGCTTCATACCACTTTGAGTTCAAAGCAAATCCCTCTGGTGACAAGCTTTCCCAGCTATTATAACTTGTCCTAGCTTGCAATGCTGCACAAAAACCCACCACCCACTTTACTATTGAAAGCCAACTCCATTTCTTTTTACCTGATTTTCTCAGGTGAAACCAAGGTTAAAAAATGAGTGGTTTTGCAAAATAAAATCTTACCTTTGAGAGCAGTAGTGAAAGAATAAGTTGATGGGTCAATTTCATCTACAaaagaaattaagaaataaaagaTTAGATGAGAGAAAATCCATCCATGGAGTTGAAGCAGGAaataaagagaatttttttaagTACCTCTCATGGAGTAGCAGCCTGGGGAAGAAGCAGTGCTTGAGATGGTTATGTTTGATCTAAAGGATCTTCCATCTTCTCTAAAGCTTCTTATATAAGACCCTGAAAACCTTCTAGAACTTGTGTTTTCACACTTGATCCTTGCCCTAACTGGCCAT
This DNA window, taken from Benincasa hispida cultivar B227 chromosome 6, ASM972705v1, whole genome shotgun sequence, encodes the following:
- the LOC120079450 gene encoding uncharacterized protein LOC120079450; translation: MEQFHYGSQRREEPDEFNLREWPVRARIKCENTSSRRFSGSYIRSFREDGRSFRSNITISSTASSPGCYSMRDEIDPSTYSFTTALKALQARTSYNSWESLSPEGFALNSKWYEAEKYICNPLSGEVPMECLSAKTLSARSFRNFRTRITMSAPLVYSTNSRQIQERPINFPPEEAVHQYPIPEKKVEGMTTKDVGTQSTPPDRSSTSPSPASTSPINERSLKECGKEQTGSTNSYSIPKKKPEKAVTIKARKEKEMTKREKGDRNSTNEQTWRQSGCLSWMRTRQRDKHKTRKKNFLPHLKGC